The sequence ACGCGAATTGATGAAGAGGATAGGACAATTGCGGCGCCGCAACTATTTGTAGCCCATGCTTTTGTGCCGACGCTCCTGGGATTTCGCCGCCTTGGAATGGACTACCAGGGCCGCATACCTTTTTACACGGTAATGGCTGATCCGGTAAATCTTCCATCTAATACCCTGATGCGGCGCCAGATTTTTGAGCAGGTAGGCGGATGGGATGAGACGGTGCCTCAGCCCGCAGAAGATCGCGACCTGTTTATGAAGATTGCGCTTTTCAGTGAGTTGCATGTAGTGCCTCGGGTGCTGGTGTATTATCGGATGCACAGTCAGCAGTCTACGAAGAATTTAGCGTTTGCGTTGCAGCAGACGGCCCGTTTGATGCGGCGATGGGTGCAGTACTGGCGCGCGCAACCGCCGTCGCGTGAGCGCACGGAAGTTTTGCGTTCCTGGCATTTGAGTATGGGGCGAGTGGGGGCCTGGAAGAGCGTGCAGGCCGGGTGGCGGCAGTTGCGAAGCCGGCGGGTAGTGCCTGGTATTCGCAATATTATTGCGGGTGTTCGCCGTTATCTGACTTCGTTTTTACCGTACGAGTGGGGCTGGATGTACTAAAACATGCGTATTCTTTTCGTTACGCAGCGGTACCACCCGTTCGTTGGCGGGGTCGAGACGCAGACCCGCCTGGTAGTACATGAACTGGCCCGTCGCGGGCACAAGGTGCAGGTAGTTGCCACAACCCTTCGCGACGTGCGGTTGCCGGTGCGGCTGCGCGTGCTGGGTGACAGTTTGCTATTACCCCGTGGCCAGTCCTATAAAGACGAAGGCGTGCCCGTGCATGCGCTTACTCCCAGTGTCTGGGACCGGCTGCGTATGTTGCCTATTGGCGTGCGGGCGGTGCCGCTCCTGGCGCGTCGCTACCATACGCTGCGGCGTTTCGGGTATCCTTTCTTTCGACGCGTCTTTGCTCCCCGGTTGCGGCCTTTCATCGAATGGGCCGAGGTGGTGCATTCGGTAGCTGGAAATTACCTGGGTTGGACGGCGCAGGAGGTGGCCCGGGCGCTGGGCCGTCCGTTCGTGGTGACACCTTATGTGCATCCGGGGCAGTATGGCGATGGACCGGACGATGCCCGGCACTGGCAGGCAGCCGATGCCGTGCTGGCCCTGCTGGAGACCGACCGAAAGGTGCTCGTTGAACGCCTGGGGGTGCCCCCCGAGAAGGTACATCTCTACGGGGTAGTGCCGTTGCTGCCCGAGCAGGCCGATGGAGCCGGCTTTCGGAAGCGGCATGGACTGGGAAAGGCACCGATCGTGCTGTTTGTCGGACGCATGAACGACTACAAAGGAGCTCCGGCCCTGGTGCAGGCAGCTCCTTTGGTATGGGCCCGGCGCCCTGAGGTGCATTTTGTGTTTATCGGGCCCGCGTCGGAGGAGGAACGGCGCATTTTTGACGGGGTAGATGCGCGGGTGCATTACCTGGGCCGGGTGGACGAGCAGGAGAAGGCAGATGCCTATGCGGCCTGCGATGTGTTCTGCATGCCTTCGCGCCATGAGATCCTGCCGGCCGTCTATCTGGAAGCGTGGAGCTACGGAAAGCCAGTAGTAGGCGGGCCAGCCCCGGGATTGCGGGAGTTAATCGAAGGCAATGAAGCCGGTATAGTAGTGGCGCAGACGCCCGAAGCGATTGCAGAGGGATTATTGCATCTGTTGCAGGCACCTGAAAAGGCGCATGCGCTGGGAGAGAATGGACGGCGTCTGGTGCAGCAGCGCTATACCCGGGAAGCGCTGGTTAATGTACTGGAGCGGATTTATGCAGACTGTACAGACCGGGCAGGTGGGTAGAGGATGTTCCGACGAGCAGGAAAAGGCAGTTTTGCCGTCGTGAGGAGGATTGGCAAGGTGCTTCCTGACGGCATGAGATGTAGGTTGAGATATGCGTGGCGTATTGTGGATGATATAAGGCAGGGCGTAAGATTGAATAGCAAAGTAAAATGTGTAAAAAATATCTATATAGTAAAAAACCTCTTCAGGCCTGAGTTGTGCATTCTGTTTTATCCTAATAGACTGGCAAAATTCTATACGATATATAAAATTATCACTTTGCTTGGATTTAGGATAGTGTACGAGCTTGATAAAGCGTATGATTTAGTTGTCAAGTGGAAGGATGCAACCTATACAGATCCGCTGCCAGCATCCCTGCGAGATAAACCAGTCATTAATGCGGATTGTATAGATATCAGTAAAGCGTATATCTCAAAGATATTTTTTGATGTTTTTGGATATTCTATTTCTGTTGATCCTTTAAGATACAAAGGCATGATGGTTGTGAAATCAAACAAAAATTTTGCTCATGATGGTCGAATTATAAAAGGGCCGTTATCTAAAACAGAGGAAGATAAAGTATATCAACGTCTTGTTGATAGCATAGATCCAGAGACGGGACTGGCTGTAGATTTCAGGGTACCTGTTTTTGGAGATATGATCCCAATTATCTGGAAGAAATATAAACAGATTGACGAAAGATTTGGGAGAAATGTGATATTTCGAGAGATTGCCTATCCTTATGAGGTTTTTTCGGAAGAAGAGCTGGAAAAGATTATAAAAGTAGCTCAAGTAATGAATCTGGATTATGGAGAGATGGATGTTTTAAGAGACAGAAGGACAGGAAAGATTTATATTGTAGATGTCAATAACACTCCAGCCATTGATAAAACTTTAGATTATTTCCTGAGTAAGGATCCTGATGAGGCTCATGTATTGATGAAAGCGCTCTGTAAAGGATTTGTAGAACTGATAAAAAAGAAAGGAATCTATAATGCGAAATTTTTGCAAATCACCTGATTTGTTATGCCAAAATGTTCGGTAATTATACCTGCCTATAACGTTGAGAAATATATACGATTTTCCGTGTCATCTGTGTTGTCTCAAACTTTAAGAGATCTGGAAATAATTGTTGTGGATGATGGGTCCACGGATAATACTTATGCTATTTTGACGCAACTAGCCTGGCAGGATTCCCGTATTCGCATCATTCGACATAGACAACGTCGCGGCGCCTCCTGCGCGCGCAATACTGCCCTGGAGGTAGCGCAGGGAGAATGGATTGCCTGGCTGGACGCTGATGATTGGATGGATGCGGTGCGGCTGGAACGTTTGATCCGGCTTGCCGAACGCTGGGGGGCAGACATGATCGCCGATAATATATATCTGGTTGATTTTTATAAATTTGATAACATAAGCGAGGGGCAAAAATTTGATCAACAACGTACCCTTTTTTCTAAACGATTATTGAAAGCGCTTCCTCGTTTTATTACACCGGTTGAGTTTATTCTGGGCAATATGCCCGGGCCTCGAAATCCAAGGCTTGGTCTGATAAAGCCGCTTATCAGACACGCTTTTATAACAAAGCATGCGCTGAAATGGCGGGAAGAGGTTATGGTAAGCCAGGATACGGTGTTCTATTTCGAATGCCTTATGCATGGTGCCCGCCTGCTTCTGATACCTGAAGCTCATTATTATTATCTGGAAGGTCGTCCGCAAAGTATCAGTCTTTCTGTGTCGAATCTACAGGGAAATATAAATCGATATAGAGTGAATCAATTTCTGATTGATAAATATGGAAGGGAAAATAGTGCTGTTAAAGCAGCGCTTCAAAAGCGATCTAAAAGATTGTTAAAGCTCATACGATATGCGCTTTTCAAGAGAAAACTCTGTAATCGCCCATTTTATCGTAAATTAAAATTTGTGGTAAATAATCCTGTGATAATTTGTGACTATATCGTCTTTTGTTTGAAAATGACCTGCTATAAAATTGTATCCCGTCTCAAAGCACGGCTACTTTTATCTGAGCGCCGAGCCTCTCGGGGAGGGCGTCAATAAGCGGATCCGGCTTCAATCTCCTGGGTGATTGCCTGCAGAAAGACTTCTGCCAGCTTGCGGGTGAAGTCTGGGGCGTAGGCATCGGCCAGGTGAACCAGATCCGGGAAGGCTTCGTCGGGGTACGTGGCAGGCACCTCAAGTACAAGCATGTCGTGCGCGTAGGCCCACTGGCGGAAAGAATGTATTTTTTCGGGTGTAGGACGGTCGGTCAGTCGATGCCAGGAAGTGAGCGGGACGTTGAAGACCGCGACGCGCCCGCCGCGCCGCTGGAGCAGACGCACCAGGTCTGCAAAGACCGTCTGATCCCAGTCTGGAATGACGCTGTCAGGGCGTAATGCATTGAGATGCTGCATTTGTTCGAGCATCAGGCGGCGAATGGCAGCAATTCCGGCGCTGTCGGTCCGAATGCCTCCTCGGGGAGCCAGGGAGGGTGGAGCAGATGAAACAGGCGGGCGGAGTCCCAGGCGACGGGGCAAGTCCTCGATCAACGCCCGTACTTTCCCGCGAATAAAGCGCCCGTAGCGTACGCTGTGCAAGAAGAGGCCAGCCGTTACGACGAGCTTGTCGCGCACTGCATCGCCGGCCTGCCACCAGAAGGTCGGCAGGTCCTCAAGGCGCAGGATAGGAGAAAGGAGCAGCGGCCAGCGTGGATCCGCCCAGAGACCGTCCCAGGTGTCCGTAAAAAGATCGCCGGGAGGCACGCCGTGCTTCAGTCCGACAAGCAGGACGGTTCCAGTCAGGAGCGAATCTGGAAGGCACCGAAGCGCCAGATAGTGCTCGGCCAGCGTTGAATATCCCTGGCCAAGGTTGTAGATGTAAAGGGGAGGCGGGAGGTTGGCCGCTGCGGCATGGGGGCGCAGCACTTCGCGAAACGTGGGCACGTCGACCGCGGCCGCCACGCGGGAACTGCCAATGAACAGGTAATGGACTGGTGTTTGGCCAGTGCGCAAGGGATGGTAAAAGTCTACGAGTCGCTGCACTCCCGCAAAGGGACCATTCGGCGTAAGCAACCGAATGGTCAGTTCTACTGCCACCAGAGGCGGCAGGAAGAATCCGAGGGCTTTGACGACAAGTTGCCGCAGCCGCATGGTTCAAAACTGAAAGTAAATGAACGGACGCCGGTCAAAGACGCCAAACAGCAGTACAAGCAGAATAAGGAAATAGTAGGTGCTCCATCGCAGCAAGCGAGGAGCAGTGTCGATCCACGTCTCCAGTCGAACAACGTGGGCATCGATCCACTGAAGAGCTTCCAGCAGTCCAATGGATCCCAGGCTGACGATCCAGTCGGTAAATGAGAAGCCAGGCAGTCCAAAGCTTCCGGAGAGATCAAAGAGATGGGTTGCGATATGCGCAGCATCTGCTGCGGAACTGGCCCGGAACAGGATCAGACTGGTCATGGCCAGCCAGCAGGTGGTAAGGACGGCCAGACCATTGCGCAGACGAGGGATAATCCGGGCCAATCTAGGAATTCCGGCGGCATGAGCGGGGGCAGGTGCGAGCTGACGCGCCCATTGTTCCACGCGTTGCCAGAACGTGCGGCGCGCCGGACGCGTCAGCAGGCCCACAATCAGATACAGCCCATGCAGCGCTCCCCAGAGCACAAAGGTCCAGGCAGCGCCATGCCAGAGGCCACTCAGTACAAAAACAATAAAGATACTTCCAAACCAGCGAATTTTAGAGCGGCGTCCCCCGCTGCGCAGCAGCGGCGCATATACATAGTCGCGAAACCAGGTGGTCAGACTGATGTGCCAGCGTTGCCAGAATTCGGCGATGGAACGGGCCGCAAATGGCCGGCGGAAGTTTTCCATCAGATCAATTCCGAAAATTCGGGCAGTGCCAATGGCAATGTCTGAATAGGCTGAAAAGTCGCAGAAGATCTGAAAGAAAAAGAAATAGAGCGCAATCCAGTAATGCGTCCCACTATAAGCAGCAGGGTGCGCAAAGACAGGATCGACATAGAGCGCCAGGCGGTCGGCAATCACTACTTTTTTGAAGAACCCCCAGAGAATCAGAAAGAACCCGGTGCGAAGGTAGGCAGCGTGCAGTTTTCGGGGATGGTGGAGCTGAGGCAGCAGATTGCGGGCGCGTTCAATGGGGCCGGCTACCAGTTGCGGAAAGAAGCTGACAAATAGCGCAAAGTACCCCAGGTGGCGTTCTGGTTTGAGCGTGCCCCGGTACACATCGATAGTGTAGCTGAGCGTCTGAAACGTATAAAAGCTGATGCCAATCGGTAGCAGCACGTCGAGCGTAGGGACCTCGGTGGGATGCCCCAGTAGCCCCAGCAATGCTTCCAGCGCATCGGCAAAGAATCCCAGGTATTTGAAGGTAGCCAGGAGCCCCAGGTTGGTAACGAGGCTCAGGATCAGAAACGGTCGGCGAGCCTGCCGCGTGGTGCAGCGCCCCATTGCCCGACCGCACAGATAGTCGATCAGCGTGGAGACCACAATGAGCAGCAGGTATTCGACCTTCCACCAGGCATAAAAGAC comes from Rhodothermus profundi and encodes:
- a CDS encoding glycosyltransferase family 2 protein; its protein translation is MPEVGVVIPCYNQERYILRAIESVQRQTWTDWELVVVDDGSTDASAVLVEELTAQDERIRLVQQENQGVSRARNRGVQELSPSVRYLLFLDADDMLHPEMLQTLTSYLEQHPEAGAVFCGFTRIDEEDRTIAAPQLFVAHAFVPTLLGFRRLGMDYQGRIPFYTVMADPVNLPSNTLMRRQIFEQVGGWDETVPQPAEDRDLFMKIALFSELHVVPRVLVYYRMHSQQSTKNLAFALQQTARLMRRWVQYWRAQPPSRERTEVLRSWHLSMGRVGAWKSVQAGWRQLRSRRVVPGIRNIIAGVRRYLTSFLPYEWGWMY
- a CDS encoding glycosyltransferase family 4 protein, producing the protein MRILFVTQRYHPFVGGVETQTRLVVHELARRGHKVQVVATTLRDVRLPVRLRVLGDSLLLPRGQSYKDEGVPVHALTPSVWDRLRMLPIGVRAVPLLARRYHTLRRFGYPFFRRVFAPRLRPFIEWAEVVHSVAGNYLGWTAQEVARALGRPFVVTPYVHPGQYGDGPDDARHWQAADAVLALLETDRKVLVERLGVPPEKVHLYGVVPLLPEQADGAGFRKRHGLGKAPIVLFVGRMNDYKGAPALVQAAPLVWARRPEVHFVFIGPASEEERRIFDGVDARVHYLGRVDEQEKADAYAACDVFCMPSRHEILPAVYLEAWSYGKPVVGGPAPGLRELIEGNEAGIVVAQTPEAIAEGLLHLLQAPEKAHALGENGRRLVQQRYTREALVNVLERIYADCTDRAGG
- a CDS encoding glycosyltransferase family 2 protein: MPKCSVIIPAYNVEKYIRFSVSSVLSQTLRDLEIIVVDDGSTDNTYAILTQLAWQDSRIRIIRHRQRRGASCARNTALEVAQGEWIAWLDADDWMDAVRLERLIRLAERWGADMIADNIYLVDFYKFDNISEGQKFDQQRTLFSKRLLKALPRFITPVEFILGNMPGPRNPRLGLIKPLIRHAFITKHALKWREEVMVSQDTVFYFECLMHGARLLLIPEAHYYYLEGRPQSISLSVSNLQGNINRYRVNQFLIDKYGRENSAVKAALQKRSKRLLKLIRYALFKRKLCNRPFYRKLKFVVNNPVIICDYIVFCLKMTCYKIVSRLKARLLLSERRASRGGRQ
- a CDS encoding MBOAT family O-acyltransferase, whose translation is MLFNSLDFLLFLPLVVALYYGLPARFRWLLLLLASYVFYAWWKVEYLLLIVVSTLIDYLCGRAMGRCTTRQARRPFLILSLVTNLGLLATFKYLGFFADALEALLGLLGHPTEVPTLDVLLPIGISFYTFQTLSYTIDVYRGTLKPERHLGYFALFVSFFPQLVAGPIERARNLLPQLHHPRKLHAAYLRTGFFLILWGFFKKVVIADRLALYVDPVFAHPAAYSGTHYWIALYFFFFQIFCDFSAYSDIAIGTARIFGIDLMENFRRPFAARSIAEFWQRWHISLTTWFRDYVYAPLLRSGGRRSKIRWFGSIFIVFVLSGLWHGAAWTFVLWGALHGLYLIVGLLTRPARRTFWQRVEQWARQLAPAPAHAAGIPRLARIIPRLRNGLAVLTTCWLAMTSLILFRASSAADAAHIATHLFDLSGSFGLPGFSFTDWIVSLGSIGLLEALQWIDAHVVRLETWIDTAPRLLRWSTYYFLILLVLLFGVFDRRPFIYFQF